A region of Nitrosarchaeum sp. DNA encodes the following proteins:
- a CDS encoding chemotaxis protein: MVVKEPKKADKVSKKAVKREPTPAAILKKVASVTDSSKALQKEIKVMSKIFSDNQKVLVSMKGMIDTLAQTLENIQKQSKQINILEDDTQKLFAGLNQVRTQANIVTKINEQTVRLQEEVHKINELQKSSPKTLELAQQVEDSMNSMRNNSQMIIKIAQRIDEVRDDLRKVAGKTDSLSNIGNEIDNLKNSIEEVTKKTGNIDVSSQVISSLNQELGKIKDDVNSASKLRTELDAIKIAIDAVAGKAAKIDSLGGVIEGLKQQFTTIAGNADSASNLSINSIKSISGKIDKIETEINSLSHRADSTAFVGEGLKSVQEDFSNFKKNVFEKTDKIEEKISSVSDILKRQDASTAEFHKKSDRIFEEMQQVKSTTSKASSESSKEVMALLKLSEYQSNIRMHAESKYGDSKDLENMATQTAEIINLFDRLSIEAGEKIPLPHEVRQWAVSKILDCADKWEVRFSDIFTILTNAIGKDLLKESIRIQQIRDIYGIRAVDEIRTELNIS, from the coding sequence ATGGTGGTAAAGGAGCCAAAGAAAGCAGATAAAGTTTCAAAAAAAGCCGTAAAACGTGAACCAACACCAGCAGCCATTTTAAAGAAAGTAGCATCAGTGACAGATTCTAGTAAAGCATTACAAAAAGAAATCAAAGTAATGTCAAAAATTTTTAGCGATAATCAGAAGGTACTCGTATCAATGAAAGGCATGATTGATACTTTAGCACAGACATTAGAAAATATACAAAAACAATCAAAACAAATTAACATTTTAGAAGACGATACGCAGAAACTTTTCGCAGGACTAAATCAAGTAAGAACTCAAGCTAATATAGTTACAAAAATTAACGAGCAAACAGTTAGACTACAAGAAGAAGTACACAAAATAAATGAATTACAAAAATCATCTCCAAAAACTCTAGAGTTAGCCCAGCAAGTAGAAGACAGTATGAATTCGATGAGAAATAATTCACAGATGATAATAAAAATTGCACAAAGAATTGACGAAGTAAGAGATGATCTTAGAAAGGTAGCTGGAAAAACAGATTCATTGTCAAACATCGGTAATGAGATTGACAATCTAAAAAATAGCATTGAAGAAGTAACCAAAAAAACTGGAAATATTGATGTGTCATCACAGGTGATATCCAGCTTGAATCAAGAGTTGGGAAAAATAAAAGACGATGTAAATTCTGCATCAAAACTCAGAACAGAGTTAGACGCAATTAAAATTGCAATTGATGCAGTTGCAGGTAAAGCTGCCAAGATTGATTCTTTGGGAGGAGTCATTGAGGGGTTAAAGCAACAATTTACTACTATAGCAGGAAATGCAGATTCTGCATCAAATTTGAGCATAAATTCCATTAAAAGCATATCTGGAAAAATCGATAAAATCGAGACTGAGATTAACTCATTATCGCATAGAGCAGATTCTACAGCATTTGTAGGGGAAGGATTAAAATCAGTTCAAGAAGATTTTTCAAATTTCAAAAAGAATGTTTTTGAGAAGACAGACAAAATAGAAGAAAAAATTTCTTCAGTCTCAGATATTTTAAAACGACAAGACGCATCAACTGCAGAATTTCACAAAAAATCAGATAGGATCTTTGAAGAGATGCAGCAGGTAAAAAGCACTACAAGTAAAGCATCTAGCGAATCATCAAAAGAAGTGATGGCATTACTAAAGCTGTCAGAATATCAATCAAACATCAGAATGCATGCAGAATCAAAGTATGGAGATTCAAAAGATCTTGAGAATATGGCAACACAAACTGCCGAGATAATCAATTTATTTGATAGATTGTCAATAGAAGCAGGAGAAAAGATTCCATTACCACATGAAGTAAGACAGTGGGCAGTAAGTAAAATTTTAGATTGTGCAGATAAATGGGAAGTAAGATTTAGTGACATCTTTACAATTCTAACAAATGCGATTGGCAAAGATCTACTGAAAGAATCAATTAGAATTCAACAGATCAGAGATATTTACGGAATTAGAGCTGTAGATGAAATTAGAACTGAATTGAATATTTCTTAG
- a CDS encoding cation:proton antiporter, with amino-acid sequence MFEQFIAVFNPITDFHRSFVTDLAFIMIIGAIVTLAFFKIKQPLIIGYLFAGMLLGPLSPLWSWLIPPVGIPDVMKGVGILTDLSALNLFSEIGVILLLFVIGIEFPYAKIKSIGKMAIGVGTVGLFMTLGVIFYAATMLGLNSMDSLFIAAALSISSTAVIVKILEEMGRIKRESTILVLGILIVEDIIAVILISSLQSIALVGTVSIESVLIVIIVAIGMIVGTFTLGTRLITPLIDRVAATEHREILLLSVLGVCFGYALLANLVGLSVAIGAFLAGVLVAESKSSEVSKLLASPIKDMFVAIFFISVGALMDVSQLQNYIVLAIALIAIAIGMKFGGNVIGSIIFRQKRGKAIRSAFTLAAPRGEFSIVIIKTGVDIGAVSTFLFPLIGVISIVTAFITPFMIRASDKVIPIFEKKNV; translated from the coding sequence ATGTTTGAACAGTTTATAGCTGTCTTTAATCCAATTACTGACTTTCATAGATCATTTGTCACAGATTTAGCTTTTATCATGATTATTGGGGCAATTGTGACTCTTGCTTTTTTTAAAATTAAACAGCCTCTGATCATTGGATATCTCTTTGCTGGTATGTTGTTGGGACCTTTGTCTCCTCTTTGGTCTTGGCTTATTCCTCCTGTGGGTATTCCTGATGTGATGAAAGGCGTGGGAATTCTAACTGATTTATCAGCACTTAATCTTTTTTCAGAAATTGGTGTTATACTACTTCTTTTTGTAATAGGAATTGAATTTCCTTATGCAAAAATCAAAAGCATTGGAAAAATGGCTATCGGTGTTGGTACGGTTGGCCTATTTATGACACTTGGTGTAATCTTTTATGCTGCAACTATGCTTGGATTAAATTCCATGGATTCTCTATTTATTGCTGCAGCACTTTCAATTTCCAGTACTGCTGTTATTGTAAAGATTTTAGAAGAGATGGGAAGAATCAAACGAGAATCAACTATTCTTGTATTGGGAATATTGATTGTAGAAGACATAATTGCTGTAATTTTAATTTCATCTTTACAATCAATCGCTTTGGTTGGAACTGTATCCATAGAATCTGTTTTGATTGTAATTATTGTTGCAATCGGAATGATTGTTGGAACATTTACTCTTGGAACCCGACTCATCACACCTCTAATAGATAGAGTAGCGGCAACTGAGCATCGTGAAATTTTGTTACTTAGTGTGTTAGGTGTATGTTTTGGTTACGCTTTATTGGCAAATCTTGTTGGTTTGTCCGTTGCTATAGGGGCGTTTCTTGCAGGAGTGCTAGTTGCAGAATCTAAATCCTCTGAAGTTTCCAAACTGTTGGCAAGTCCGATTAAAGACATGTTCGTAGCTATCTTTTTCATATCAGTTGGTGCACTGATGGATGTTTCTCAGCTTCAAAACTATATTGTTTTGGCTATTGCTCTAATTGCAATTGCAATCGGTATGAAATTTGGAGGAAACGTTATTGGCAGTATTATATTCCGTCAAAAACGTGGAAAGGCAATTCGTTCTGCATTCACACTAGCTGCTCCTAGAGGCGAATTTTCAATTGTTATAATCAAAACTGGAGTTGATATTGGTGCTGTAAGTACATTTTTGTTCCCATTGATTGGTGTGATTTCTATTGTAACTGCATTTATCACGCCATTTATGATACGTGCCAGTGATAAGGTAATACCAATATTTGAAAAGAAAAATGTCTGA